The genomic stretch gataaataaatttaaattagttctTAATAAAATCTTCTAAAATTTTTAGGTCTTACAAATTCTATAATACTTctattattgaattttaatttcaaataaccaattataaaatttgcacaaaagtattaattaattttacttcaaatattaataaaactaatttaattactcttaatagatttgtttataaaataagaactttaaattaataataaattataactttttcATGATAAAAGTTACTTAAATTAAGTTATataattctttcttatttttcaattactaaaattactcaaaatattcaattataataaaattacttaagaaTCTTAATTGATTTATAATGAAATTATCTCcgaatctatttaattatttctaataaaataatttctaaaattataaagtttaaacttaataaaataaaatcacaatttatttatatttagatttttaaaaatgtaggatgttacaaaataaaattattttgaaaaaaatatatacacaatttttttttactcttaaagtttaacattttgaaaaaaaattgttataaaatatatttatattttgtgacaaatatTTAACTTGTTACAAACAATATTGAATTTtctgacaaattaattttttgttacaaaacaattggagtttttgaaacaaaaagttgttttgttacaaaacaattagagtttttgaaacaaaaaacaaaatttgttacaaaatattttgaatttttgcaacttatttttttttgttacaaaatattacaatattttgtaacaaaacaccgtctcgttacaaaaactaacataatttgtaacaaaataaaacaggttgttacaaaatagtatcatattttgtaacaacttgtaatgttgttacaaaatattattcttttgtaacaatcacatattattattacaaaatactattttttttgtaacaattttaaatttgatacaaattttttgttacaaatgttccattttcttgtagtgattgTTACCTCCTTCAATGAGTCACCGATCGTTCTAGTCTCGTCCTCACCCTCAGTACCAAAATATGATGCACCTTCGTGTGTATTCCTTTGGCTATTGGGGTTTAACTGGCAAGATAATTGATTATGGCCTATCTGGCGACAAAGACCGCACCTCTTGACGTCCTTCACCAATGTGTGGTTAGTGTCCTTTCGTTGTCGCTTTGGACGCCGAGTCATTTGTGGATCCCTCACGCACCCCTCTAGTGTTTGTGCTTGCCCAACTTCATTTCGACCTTCTACATTACCACAATCCTTTTTTTCTTTCAGCCCCGACATCTCATAACAAACTTTATCTATCATGTCAACGAATTCAGCTTCATCACCACATGTCAGGACACATTTTCCTGCAAAGATCATTCAACATCTAATTGTGGCACGTGATCGTTGAATCCCAACAAAATGGGCTTTTTTCCGTAAATGCCCTTACTTTGGAGTGAGCATTCTTCGACCAACGATCAAGAACACGACTGTCTGGTATATCAGTCAACTCCACATGTTTGAGCACTGCTACAATGTGATCACACGGTATACCGAGAGACTCCATCCGCAAGCACGAGCATTTGAAAATGTTACTATCACAATAGTGACACACTTGCCACTCTCTACGAGCATTAACTGACCTTGATAAAGTGTATATATCATAAGCTTGGCTCAAAGTATGTGTCCTTACCTTCAATGTACAAGCCCGGAAAAGCATCGGCCTGAATAAGAAGAAAATCTCCCTTGTGAGCTTGTTGGCAGCTGACCTCTCCAAATCATGCAAGGGACTCTATAGCACTACATCCTCAACCACGGATAACAGATCAGAGTGTGCTTCCCTAGACCTCATTTGGAATATGCAACGCATAAATTGTTCAACAAAGTCCCTCAACTTATGCTGAGAGTGGAAAATTTTACCAAGCATTGAGTGCAATGCTTCGCATCTAGACGTTGTACGGAAACCCCCAAAGAAGTGGCCATGTGTATGTGCAGTTGCCCACATATTTCTCCTAGAATAAAGGTGAAAAATCCGTTGATTATCCAATAGACCGAGCGCATTAACCAAATAATGCCAATGATCTTCAAACTCGGAAACCTCATAATCGAACAACATGCATTTCTtaaattcaaaagtaaaggtGGTGTTGCTTAGGTTAGAAGTAGCATTACTTAGTAGGTGCCACGCACATAAAGGATGATAAGTGCCAAGAAACACCGCTTCGATTAGAGGTGTAAGTTACCAAACTGAACCAAAATTTACTACAAAACCAAGCCAAAATTTACAACAATCGAATGGAAAACCAAAAAAACTGGTTTTTCCGAATTAAACTGATCGATTTGGTTCAGTTTTTGGTTGGCTCGACAGAAATCGAACCGAACCAAAGAAGTGGTTCAATAATAATTCCTTTTACAAATTTACCCTTTAAACTAATAACAAAGTCCCAAATCCCTTCCTTACTCCTCAGTTCCTTTCATGCAACCACAAAACACAAGCCACGGTCAATGAACTCACATGTCCATCTTCCTCCTCCATGCCTGAGAGAATGAGAGCCTGAGACAACCAGAGAGCCAGAGAGGAGAGAGAGCTACTGACATCCTCCATCTCCAGTCACAAGTCACAACTGTAGCAGTTAGCCAGTCATCTCCATCGCAGGCGTTGGAGAGCGTCGTCGTCTAGCCCGTGTTCACACTGTCATCACAACTGTAGCAGTTCACACTGTCGCTCAGTTTGCGCCGTCATCCAGTCCGTACCGTCATCCAGTTCGCTCCGTCACAACAAAAACCTAAGTTGAGCAGTTCTTCTCCATCACCGAGCAACAGTCTTCGTCGCCGAGCAGTTTTTCTTCGTCGCCGAGTGGTCCTCTCCATCACTGAGTAGCAACCTCAGTCTGAGCCCTCTCCTGCAACTCACAATGTCTTCTTGTGAGGTTAGTAACTTAGTATATTCACAATTTGTCACATGaaaattgttgttgttggtttgttgttgttgctggtaGGTTAGTAACTTAGTATATTCATAATTTGTTGCATAAAAATTGTTGTTGTTGGCTTGTTGCTGTTGCTAGTAGGTTAGTAACTTAGTATCATCCCTAATTATTGCATAAcatttattgttgctgctgttgATGGTCCATTGAAAACAATCTTTTTTAATGTTATAAGGTGATAAGTTATTCGTTGTTGTTGCTGGTTTGTTGAAAACTTCTCAATTATGGCTATAATTTTGTTACTGTTGCTGGTTTGTAAGTTAATAAGTTAtaagttgttattgttgttggtttattgggaaaaaatatttttttttaatgttataAGTTGATAAGTTataagttgttattgttattgctAGTTTGTTGGAAACTTCTCAATTATGGCTATAACTTTGTTGTTGCTGCTGGTTTGTAAGTTGATCAGTTATAAGTTGTTGCTAGTTTGTAAGTTGTAAGCTATAAGTTATAAGATGATAATGTTAGGTTAACGtgtttgaataaaatttttaataaaattgttgTATTCTATTGTTCATtgttatgtttatatatatgcAGCCAACAAGCAATGAACAGCCTAATGAACTGACGCCTGAAGTTGGAGAAGAAAATGTTGAGTCTGTGGTATGTTCTTCAACGGACAGCGATGTGCTTACCAAACCCTCGCCCCATCCTagatcaaagaaaagaaaggttgATTCAACTAATGTCTGTGCAACTCCGGGAGCAACTCCTACAAATCCAGCTCCAAGCACTGTGAAAACTAATGAAGAGGATAACAAAGATGATCCCAATAAAGGTAATAGAAAACCTTCTAAACCTAGATCTTGGACTTGGAAACACTTTACAAAGGATCCTAAGTCCAAGCCATCACATCCTAGGGCTAAATGTAATTGATGTGgtacatcatatgcatatgacTCTCATAGAAATGGTACAACTAATATGCGATATCATTTATTAAATCAATGTAAAAAATTTTCTAGAGACTCGGGTAACCCTAGTCAAACAATCTTTACCTTTCAACAAAAAAGACGGGGAATGGACATTTATTGCAGTTACTTTTGATATTGAAATGTGTAGAAAAGCCCTTGCTAGGATGATAATTGTTGATGATTTACCGTTCAAGTTTGTTGAGGGGGAAAGATTTAGACTCTATATGAGTATTGTGCAACCTAGATTTCCACTTCCGGGAAGGATTGCGGTTGCTAAGTGACGATCGGATTTCTATTggtaaagaaatttaaaaaaataatcgcgttgtaagtatagtttctaaaccagcaaagaatcctttcgtacaaaagtttggttgtcacaagtaacaaaacccaataaaatttataaccgaagtattcaaacctcgggtcgtctctcaaggaattgcagggaggtgcgttttattattggttatggaaaacagtattttgggtttttgaaataaggaacaagtaatttaaatgacaataaaaataaattaataattaagaaaactcttggcaaggtatgaaaattagaagtcctatcctagttatccttatcaattgtgatgagaattgctcgttgctcccacttagtcaacctctaactatgaaggtaagtcaagtggataaatcaatatgaatcctcaagtcctagtcaatccccaaagaaagactagaattagtggaattcaagtcaattagcaacttccaattatcaatcaacaaaagagtttgataactcaagagtctctaattactcaaccaaagccaagaatatagaaagctaaataaaaatcataaatccgaaatacctcaaattgtattaaatagaaaattaatctaaacataaagagttcataaaccaaattgagaaaataaataaaaggaacattgaacctgaaaattgagaagaaatcctaaatcctaatcctaatcctaaatcctaagagagaggagagagcatctctctctaaaagctacatttaaacctaaaattgtgaattatcaGCTTCttttatgaatggatgcattcccccactttatagcctctaatctgtgttttctgggccaaaaactgggtcaaaatagccCAAAAATCGCTCCCAGTGATTTCTGGTTCGTACAGGTCGCTGCAAAGTCACGCGGAAGCATCGTCCACACGTTCGCGTGGATTGGATTtttgccaggtcacgcgtccacGCAATTCACGCGTTCGTGTCGCCTGACTTCGGGAAAACTATAGGAAATTATACATCAttgcgaagccccggacgttagctttccaacgcaactaaaaccgtctcatttgaacttctgtagctcaagttatgacagtttgagtgcgaagaggtcaggctgacagctttggcaattccttcagtttcttgtattccttccacttttgcatgcttcctttccatcctctgagccattcctgccctgtaatccctgaaataacttaacgcacatatcacggcatctaatggtaataagagaagattaatattagcaaatataaggccaaagaagcatgttctCAATCATATCACAAAGTTAGGAAGGAAAACATAAAACATGCGATTTCTATGAATAAGCGTGAGAATAATGGATGAAAAATCACTCAATTTAgcacaatataaatcataaaatagtggtttatcactaAGAATTGTTGGAATCTTTATATTAGTGATAAGAATAGGTTGAAAACTGTGTACAAATAACCAAATGAATTTGTCTGTTTAAATACTGATTATTGGACAACTGTGCAAAATCTGAATTATATGTGTCTCACTGCTCATTACATTGATCAtgattaaaaattacaaaagagGATTATCAATTTTTGTCTTATTAAAAACCACAAAGGAGAAACAATTGGTAGAAAAATTGAGAGATGTCTTTTGGGGTGGGAACATCTAGAGTGTTCACAATTACTGTTGATAATGCTAGTTCTAATGATACTGcaatatcttatctaagaactaaaatggaGGATTGAAATTTACATCCTTTGAAAGGAGAGCATTTGCATATTAGGTATTGTGCACATATTCTTAATCTTGTTGTTAATGATGGATTGAAAGAGATGTATGAATCTATTAGCAAGTTAAGAAATGCTATTATATATGTGTGTACTTTCCCTAGTCGCATGAATAGgttcaaaaatttcattaaGGAAGCTAAGATACAAGACAAGTGTACTGTTCAACTCGATGTTCCCACTAGATGGAACTCTACATACACCATGCTTGAAAGTGGTTTGAAGTTTCAAAAGGCGTTCAAGAGATTAGGGGAGAGAGATACAGAATATGCTCTAATGCAAGGTGGTATTATGAGGAATCTTGATTGGGACACTGCAAAACACTTTATGGAATTCTTGAAATTTTTTCATGATGTTACAAAGAGTGTGTCTGGTAGTTTGCTTGTACTTCTTCTCAAtatttttatgagttttatAAGATCTTGCGAGTGTTCAAGGCTTCTTGTGCTAGTCGAGATCCATTACTTGGGAGTATGGTTGAGAGGATGAAGGTTAAGTATGTCAAGTACTGGAgtaacataaaaaatatcaatatgaTGATTTTTGTTGCTGTGGTTCTTTATCCCAGATACAAGTTGAACTTTGTGAACTTTAACTTTGAAAAGCTTTATgataaagatgatgatgattttttggGTGAAAAAGTGAAAGAGACCTTCTCCAAGATGTTTGAATGCTATGTGAATGCAAATAATGGGGGTAGATCTTTTACTCCAGTAACAACAGATTGTTCATCAGATGTGGGAGTACCTGATGGCGACATGGCTGGTGATTTTTTCAAGAAggtgcattttcatgagatcaTCAACAAGAATGAGGTGGATTTGTATTTGATGGATGGTTTAGAGAAGTCTCATGATCAAAATACTTTTGACATATTGAATTGGTGGAAGGTGAATTCCAACAAGTATCCTATCTTATCCCAAATAGCTAGAGATGTCTTAGCAATGCCGGCCTCGACTGTTGCTTCAGAATTGGCTTTTAGCACTGGTGGAAGAGTGCTTAACAACTATAGGAGTTCTTTAACTCCAAAGACAGTTAAGGCATTGATTTGCACACAAAATTTGCTTCGTGCTTCTCCAATAACAACTGATCTTGAGGAGCTCATTGAGGAGTTTGAAAAACTTAAATTAGGTATGCAAAAAAGAAATTTGAAGTTCCTTTCATAGTTTATGTTCATAATTTATAATCTAtattaatttctttgttttgttcTTGTAGAAAGTGCACCAACcggagaagatgatgatgaaccTGGTGTTGATTCAGATTAAGCATGGGGTTGTTTTGGTTCTTATTTAGTTTTAAAGTGGCTGTTTTGGtctttatttagttttaaagtgagtttgtttttgttgtttgCTAGACATTTTTAATTGTCTTTGTCTTTATGTTTAATTGTTGGGACAAGTTgaaattgtattgaatttaaatgtgatatctcttgttattttagtttattgACAGTTTTAAACTTCATTTTATGGTGATTTAAATTCTGATTattatgtttaaaaaaataaaaaagcgtTTGAACCAAACCGCCgttggttcggttcggttcaGTTTAGTTGTCTAAAAAGCAGCAAACTAAATGGTTGACATCACTAAAGAACCCAACAGGCCGGTTCGATTGGTTTTTGGTCCAAAAtagaaccgaaccgaaccgattACATCCCTAGCTTTGATTGCCTTTCTCATCACTCTATGTCCATCTGTTATGACACATCCAGGTGCTTTACCCTTCATAGCCTTCAGGAACTATTGAAGCAACCAGGTGTAAGTCTGTTCATTCTCATTTGCCACTAGCGCAGTAGCAAACACAATGGTTTGGTTATGGTAATTGATTTCGGAGAATACAACCAGTCGACACATATACTTATTCTTCTGATATGTCACATCAAATGCTACGACATCCCCAAACAAATGATAATCCAACTTACTACAATTATTCGACCCAAATAGGTGTACCAGACAACCATCCTTGTCCACCAAATAATGCACATACATTCCTGGATTCTCCTGCACCATTGATTCTAAGAACTTAAGGCAAGACATCGCATCCCCACCTATGAGCCTCCGTTTCTTGCCTATCTGATTATACATACCCCTTTTTAGAAACAGAATATCTTGGAATCCCCCGACAGTGTGCACGAAAGATGATTAAATCTATGGCGTTTTAATCCCAACTTTTCAGCATCATGTTCATTTGTTTCACAGCAGTTGGATCCATTTTCCTATGTCCCGATAGCATACAGGTCAATCTATCCTCCAGGAATTCATGGTTGTGAACTTTCTGAAAGTATAATACTATCCATCTACCACTTTTTAAGTGCAAGTGAACTCCCATTTCTGCCTCACAACCGCATCTAGTCTTCGCCTTTGGCTCAAGTTTTCGTCGCAGACTGTTGTTAACGGACCCCATATCTCTGAACCCCTGCCAAAAATATACGAATATATTGTTGTATAACTTCATTCTTCATATTTTGCCGAATCTTATTCTTCCTCACAGCAAAACCATTCATTTTCGCGTACAAACTGTGAAACAAGAATGCAACTGATCGATCTAGAAAATGACACATCATAATCTCACTTGCAGTTATTTCTTTAAGATTAATACATCCCAGCTCTATAATACCGTCGACGGCTCTCTCTTCCCAGTTGTCATAGAAGTTGTCCCCGAAATACTCATGTGACTCTGACTCCACCTCTAATCCTCCATCCTCAAATTCGTCACCACATTCGTCACCACCAGGACCAAAGGCATCGCTTCCCTCCTCTTCAGCACACAATGACCCATAAGAATGGTTCACCACCGATTCTCCCTCCAGGCAGGCCTATGCAGAACAAGCGTTCACAGAATTAGAAGTTTTTAGATAAGGCATAATACTATGTAACAAAAATTTGCCAAACCCCTACCATCGTCTGTTCTGCTCTACAACGAGCCGTTACCGAAGATAAATCTGCAAACCACAAAACATGACAATACCCTTTGTACACCTTGTTTCCTCCAGAAATTGGATTATGAAACAATATCCTTGCCACCAGCAACAAAAACTCCTTAGTCTAGATCTAAACCATATAGGATTTCACTATAACTAACACTCTTGCTAATGGTGATTTCTTGATGCAGTGCCTTATGGTCGATGCTTTTCGTCAACGACCCATTCTTTCATTGTTGGGCTAACTTTGGTGAATAGCCCAACTGTCTACATGGGGGTTTGAATGAAAATATGGTGAATTATAGGTGTCATGACATTATATGCTGTAGTGCATAGGTAATCTTGTGAAACATGTAAAGACCTAACACCAAAGCAGAAACTTATATCAAAAGTGATCGATGCATCCTTCTTCTGATCCTGCCAGCTGCAAGCTATAACTCACCTAGAAACTAatattagaaatagaaaaattgaaagaaaatcgGGTTGTTTAGCGCGACCTTTCTTGTTAATTCCAAAAATGAGACTGAGAAGGTTCCACTAAGCCAGTTGCATCTTCAATGTATATAGcgttaataatatatataagcTAAGTATATAATAATCAAGTGCAAACTTTCAATAagacatttttcttttaaaattcaatattttgatggctatttgtacttcatctcacttttaattttatttattttatttatttttgttttgattgTCACAATAATTTTATCActtattttacattttttaattctttttaaatttattttttctttgttaatgTAGTTATAGTAATAGTActagtttaaattttattatttaatatatttttatattttatattttataaattttaattttatatatttattttattattaccGAATCAAATGATTTAACTATAGTAATTTATCAATTAAACTACTAATTCAGTGATCCAATAACTTAATCGAATTAATTATCGATTTGATTTTGATAACTATATATACTCCTAATACATGGCGTAGAAAACTCTCAAAAGCTATAAAACTAATATCTCAGCACACCATTGGCCTATATAAAAGAATCTAATATTAATATCTAAGCATGTATGAATAGCTATCACAACAATTTGCTTTATCTCtcaatattcataaaaaaatcttgtgttaatggaaattcaaattttttctctCAAGAAAATCTACTGTTAATGTCAACAGCATTTTGTAATATCCAGAGAATGTCTGAAGAAACTAATTTTAGTAGAATTCCATGTAAAAAATCAATAGAGAAATCATTTATATATTCAGGTGCATCTTATGTCAAATGTATGTAAATCATCTCCGCACAacatgggagtagatgaatgaaaaaaaaaacaataaaacacattaatttaaaattacaaaaaccTAACAAGAACAAGCACAAGAGTACAAGACAATAATCATGCATTTAAGCTCCATAAGACCAAAATGGAGAGTCTGAACAAGATATGACTTACAAAACAAGGATGAATGCTTAGTAAATTATTTTATAGACACCTTAAGAATCAATGGCTACAGATTAGAACAAATAGTTAAATTTATCTCTAAAAGATCACTTATTCTCTAATtgctttttgaaaatttttttgaataaaattcatttttcaaagattttaaattaaacaCGTTGATTCTTTCGTCACTTTCTTTGTTAATAACATCAAAATTTGCTGATATCACACATTAGATGATACTATAACACTAACACATATCTAAAAGTTTTAATTGACAAACAACAACATACATTTAGGAGTCTTAACTGACTATTAACATGataagtttataaaattagatcaaaATTAGAACCTTATTGATGAGAGGAGACCTTGAGACATTGAAATCTATTAACTTGGAGTTAATTTAATCTAATTTCATAAGCTTATTATAGTAGCTTTCAATTAGGAGTATAGGTGTATGTTGTAATGTCATGTAACATGCCATATCAACAAATTCTAATGCCATTAGTAACAAAAGTGATAAAGAGACTAACATgactaatataaaatttttgaacaacGAATctgattaaaaaaatcttttgatgACCAATTTAAAAAATGAGTGATCTTTCAATTTGTTATCGACATGCTTTTGCCTCCATTTTTTGAGAGCTTTCGCGGCGGTATTATATTGTCGTGCTTTCTTCACTGTTCAACTCTCATCTGAGCTATCTTTTCGTCACATGTTCGAGTTCCAACATCATCTATTTGAGTGTCAAAACATGTGAAAGGTGATTTCTTTTCCTCACTCTTGTTATTTCTTGTATTTCGGTTGCTATTCCAGTTCTTTCTTGTTGTTCTTTCTTAggtttaattgttttaattgcTGTTGTGATGCTACTCTAAATTCAtgttattgatattattaatttggtagtttgataaattattattaaagtgTTGTTCTTTGACCATGTGATTGTTAGGTTGTTATATTTTTGTCTAATTGTTGATTTGAACAATTATGTTGATCTTAGTTTATGTTCTTGAtcttgttaattaatttggtAATTTGATTAATTGTTGCTGAGGTATTATTTTTTGACCCTATAATTATTAAGTTATTGTATTTTTgtctaattattaatttgaataattatttttattttaattcatgttcttGATCTTGTTAATTTGgtaatttgataaattattattaaggTGTTGTTCTTTGATCCTATGACtgttaaattgtatttttactCTGTTAGAAGTAAGAGACTAAACTGGAGAAAGGATTTGTGCATTATTGAGTGTATTCAAGTTGTTtggaatgatacaatataaaaatatatttataggTGTTAAGAGAATTGTAATAATAAAGACATAATAAAAAATGCATAAACTGATAGAACGGATACAGACGGAACTGGCGAAAGAAAGCGCAAATGGAACTGCCGATATCTGAAGGAAGCGCAGATAGAACTGCCAGAAGAAAATGCATAAGAAACTGCATAAAAGATGGCGAACTGCTCGAAAAACTGCCAAAAAGTGGTAAACTACGAAGAGGTGGTAAAATGTCAGATGACAAACTATTGGAAGGTGACGAAAAATATATGGTTCTACATGAGAATAAGTAAGTAGCGAATGAGTTAATCGATAAGGTGAGAAAGCATCAATGCATTGATCgacaaaagagaagaaaaaaatggcacagaagaaaagtatgaaaagtatagTGATTTCAACAGAAGAAAATCAACTTATCCTCTTCAAGGAGGATACCATGGCTCTGATACTATGTTAGAAACAAAAGACTAAAGTAAAGAAAGGATTTATGTATTACTAAGTGTATTCAAGTTGTCtggaatgatacaatataaaaaagtATTTATAGGTGTTAAGtgaatcataataataataaagacgtaagattctataataaatattcaggtatactaaataattctaataataataattgatcTTAATATATTCTGACATACCCaacta from Arachis stenosperma cultivar V10309 chromosome 9, arast.V10309.gnm1.PFL2, whole genome shotgun sequence encodes the following:
- the LOC130949972 gene encoding uncharacterized protein LOC130949972 → MVGACLEGESVVNHSYGSLCAEEEGSDAFGPGGDECGDEFEDGGLEVESESHEYFGDNFYDNWEERAVDGIIELGCINLKEITASEIMMCHFLDRSVAFLFHSLYAKMNGFAGFRDMGSVNNSLRRKLEPKAKTRCGCEAEMGVHLHLKSGRWIIGKKRRLIGGDAMSCLKFLESMVQENPGMYVHYLVDKDGCLVHLFGSNNCSKLDYHLFGDVVAFDVTYQKNKYMCRLVVFSEINYHNQTIVFATALVANENEQTYTWLLQ